Below is a genomic region from Nymphalis io chromosome 16, ilAglIoxx1.1, whole genome shotgun sequence.
CAATACACATACAAATTGTCAGTATTTTTACCGATGATTCGATAACagctagaccgatttcggtgaATCAAGGTTTATTCTGTTGAAGTAGGTCGCCAAGTTCTCCCAtatatactcgtaaatatatatatatatttcaacatcTACCTATTCTAcatgataaaatatacatgtacaaCGAATAtggtgataatattataattctctGATTTTCCCGACCAATTCCGACCAAAACATTGCGAGTCAACAAACAAATAGATTTCAGTTGCAATCCAACGGTTACTACATATTTTCTAAAGTGTGGATGTATAAATGCTGCCAACTGCCTaacaccgggctgctactgaaaatttgaTGGCAGAAAAATACGATaaccttttattggcccgacgaTGGATTTAAACTCAGGACCTAGGTTTCTAATATCGGGCGCTTATTATTAGCCAATAGCCAATATAAACAAATCAATAGATCTTTAGtaattttattccattttatcgttttataatCTACTTGATAATATATTCAGAaagtaattactattataactTCTAAGTGAGtatgacatttaaaattcataatactCAGTAATAGTTGAAGTACctaaatagaaacaaaataacaaGTTCGCCGAAATAGGCTATTCATATTaggtttaatgtaataattgtaattccATTATTGCATATTACGTTTTTACTACATAATAGAAAAGacttagatttaaaaaatacaagtgAACTTACATGACGGatagttataaaaaacataCCTGTAAGGTCCTACGGGCTTGTAAATATGCGGTGACGAGACAATAGTTTTCGTTACCTTTCCATCGTTGGTTTTGGATTCGGTATTTGCCTTAGACATGTTTATTATAGATAGAATGCTTGATTGAGTGTTCACCGGCGCTTCTGAGTgaagtataaaatatgtatatcaagTAATGTAAGGTCAAAAGTTCACAATGAATTTTATACACTTGATAACAGAATAATaggttaaatgaaaaaaaaatacacatatgtaaataaagtattttgtcaCTGACAAAACTTGAATGATAAGTGATTAACATACTTGtcattaatacttaaaaaaggtaagttttgttttatatatatacataagattgtaaatatataatcaaaagttCCGGAAGATTTCACGGCCGAGCTGTGGCGCTGCAGCGcgtatattaatgccgcgtatTCTTCGCTTCTCAGCAATAACGAAATATCCGCTTATTTGGCGTCCAAATACTACTTTGAGTTGCGACGTTGCCAACTCGCTTCATTCATTAATAATTcggtttaaaaattcaaaaaaccATAGTAATTAGCCATACTTCGAATTcggaaaaaatcaaaatattttattaaaaatatgttaaagacCTCGCAgtagaaacatttttaaaatagtagaaaataattttagttcagATTAGTTTGATTTTCTATAACTGCCAACTTACACTATAGTTAGATACCTATTCGATATagatttatggttttttttttaaatggttatcTTTGCTGCTAGATATGGACACACTTTTAaacaagaataattaaaaaacgagatatattttaaaaaacgagTTAAGGTGGCGTGGCCtttaacacattttatatttcgagataatattgttgtttgattTCTAGGTAATTATGTAAGTACATTTcgggtatatatataataattgtcctTAAAAAGCAGGTACCTATTTACACATATATGTGTTAATAAACGTAAATTTTCGTTggcggctgcgttagcggggcatctaacattgacacactgaaagcaaactacaataaaaattccaagagctgcaatcacttgatgtacggaaagctagcggtcccgatggaataccagccatagtgctgaagaagtgcgcggcggagctgtctcctgtgttaacgcgcctgttccaactttctctctcttcgggatgtgtgccggaggcttggagaagagctaatgtgcaagcggttcccaaaaaaggggatcggtctgacccggcaaactaTCGCCTATATCTATCActtcagtactttgtaaggtgatggaacggattctaaacaaccaactgatccattacctagaagatcactgtctaattaatgatcgtcagtacggattTCGACCAAATCGGTCTACAGGCGATCTttgcgtacgtaacacacctctggggtgaagctatcgacaagcatggggaatcgttggctgtcagcctcgatatctccaaggctttcgacagggtctggcacagaagtcttctctccaagctgtcGGCATATGATCTGCCTGCTCAActttgcacctggattgccagcttcccacacaagcgtagccttcgtgttttagtttaTGGTTGAtgttcacaattctatgtactGAATGCAGGGGTcctccagggatctgtgctatctcccacgctctttcttttgcatatcaatgatatgctctctcttgggaacatacattgctatgcagatgatagtacagtgcatggtggataccacggacgcgcagtggctgggcggacgaatgtaaaatatttcaacacatttatatatatgtttaacaataaatctattttatttaatatagttaatttagACTGTTGAGCGATTGAACAGTTTGTAACGAACTGAATCTatacctataataaatatatatacacatatacaaacgtacatacaaatatataatatacatacatacatacaaggaCAAGaatgttaaaacatatatacatttatgtaggAAACGTTCGTGTAATCGAACTACCCCTTGTCGGAAACGTTCATGTAATCAAAACAGGTTACCTCGCGCCGGGAATGTTCATGTAATCAAAAACAGGTTACCCCGTGCTGTCATAATCATCGCCAGGCATATATAGGGGCATGGTGCTCGGCGACTCCATATACTCCATATAGTATGTATCATCACCTGATGATACATACTATATGGTATATATAGCTGGTACCTACCAGGCACCCGGATATGTATTGGTATTATATTTGGCGACGAGGACGTGCGATGGCGCCGTCGCGCGGCCGCCCGCTTGATCTTTATCAGTTACATATTGAAGAATGACACCGGGCGGTGCAGCTGGACGTGTGACACCGCGAGGCTGCTAGCTCTGGTGTTAatccttaaaattatataagaataataaaataataattttgcatggcaaaatgaataaatacatgAAATGTGCGTTAtgcactaaatttatataaatgattattataaaagactGTATGTGGGGCCGTGAATAAATGTTCTCAAtgagacattatatatattatatataaaaatataatttataaaaacaatataatttatggcCAGGGTTTACCTTGATAACCGTATAATAggaattaatacaatataattacggTTGGGTACGGCttgtaaataaaagttactaattataaaaacatatgtattgTGGGCGATACATACTGATGTTCAAAAGTCATATCGatgactattaaatatataaattaaaacaaaaatatatacgaaaaacataaatatatatatatatataatgattgaaGTGCTTCTTCAATAATAATGACGGGCGTAATAAATAAGCATAATGCTTATTAACCTTATCTTACATGTTGCAGATTCTTGTGAATCGTCAGTTAAGCAAGTTCCTGTAACAATATCTAAAACTGTGTCGATCGACGGACGCAAGTTCGTAAAGCGGTCATTTAAAAAACTCTTATAACGACTTTTATCAGCAACCAATTAAAAATGGAGGCTGTTGGTACGATCACTCTAAAACCGGGTGAcgattaatatgtttaaagattattattattgttaaataacaattattgtacTAAGTACATAAGAAATGATCTCAAGAAGTGCTTTTACATTACCGAGTACTCATAATGttattcaaaaaaatgttaCTGTGTAGTGCGAGTACTGTACTGAATATACTCTAGCGGATACTTGATAATTCGACATGGGGCGGGGGGCTATGTGGCTTGATCTCGGTCGCTGCATTAGTGTCCCTCATGGCGATGTCTTCTTGTATTTGCTTAGGTGATGCAGTTGTGGGGTTTGATGTTACCGTATAACGTCTTCGGCGATACGGTAAGGTCCCCCACTCTATCTTGCCGGGTTGCTGGAGTAGTGTATTTACTATGTGGTTAACGTTATTATGTCGTTAATGATATCTCTCGTTGATCGGTAGTACCGGTATCATAACCGAATGTTGCAGTACGTTGAGGAGACAGTAATACTACTATACTGATACGTTCATGCAGTGAAGAACAATATCAATCAATGGATTTCATCCAGGCTGGCATGACGCACTTATCGTTTTATGCGAGAAGAGTCGTTTGTAGTAAAATGACTCGTCCTTATTAGGGACGTCCCCATAGCTTAGTGTAGGGATATCTCAAGCGAGATTATAGCATGTCATAGTAATAGGgtcatttagttatatttttctacATGAGTCAACATAATAGCGATAAAAAGTGCAGCCTGCATATATCTCATTTATGTAGTTTACAATATGCAAATAATGATCTGGGTTTCTGGGTGTTCTGGTCTAGGTAATCGACCAATAGGTGCGTTGCTTGCTGTAGGCTGACGTTAAGTTTTGTATTCACTATGGAGTTATAGATTTAAGTAAAGCTTATAAGAGGTATATAAATAGGATAGGGATGCGTTCAGTTTAGCTATAAGTCTTACTTTTAAATAGGGAACCGCGTTTATaggttacaaaataataagatatatttatattttataaacaatacggAAATAAGCACattccttatttttattattgttgtggcTACGGCTACTTTATAAACACCGCAGTTATGACTGTGCTTCCTACTTGACTACTGTCtagtttattgatttattgataaGACTTAAAAATATGGACGCAATTCAAAATACAAGGACGTCTAATAACAATATACTTCTATATATTCTGAATCGATATTAATCGATcatcataatattacatacgtattgtcaggggtacataaaaggacatatggtttttaataataacaaagcaTAAAAGAAACCTAACAAGGTCTCCCATGTCCTATGTCACACGCTGCGGACGAAAATtagtttaagtataaattatttaaccagTGTAAGAAAGAGAAGAAACTGTCTTTGTATCTCTttcttacaatttaattttggcAACGCCGCATTTATGTACTGGAAATGAAAAAGTCGGCGCAGTAGGTAATTtgtagacaatatatatatatatatatatatatatatatatatatatatatatactcggaAGGCAAAACTTCATCAACATGCTTCGGGGTTCGAAAATGTTTGGCCCCGACTGCAAGATAAATATCGTGGAAAACACAGTTAAAGGAATGAGAAATATATCATTGGGTAGGAAATCGAAAAACTTAGCAGTATTCACTTCaaggttataataaaaatatcagaacCAGGGGACGTCATAACGTTGCATAACGTGTCTGACGCCAAAAGTGTTTTAggatgtgtatatatatagattcaCGCAAAATCTTCAAATCCATACAATATAGAATTTTCACAGTGTTATGGGTTATAGTTTTCGGCAGGAAAGATGCTGTgagattattataaagtatctaCTTGTCACGCAGTTttaatccttatcaaaatatataaaataatagtatatatcatTATCGCTATTAGTATTCACGCTTTACAATTTCAACTTTCagagatattataaaatattttaataaatgcatGTTAAAAAATGGTTGTGCGGTATAATTGTAGTTATATACGGGCGAGTAAATAAATCACCTGTCTTAGCTAAtagtgtattataatatatattttatgtttaggtTCCttacttcatttttaaatatttttaaataataattttcagtaGGATTAACTGACTAGTACACAGTAGGACTAACTGACGAAGACCAAGCGGTGCTAACATGTCAGCACGAACGCGACATATTGAAACGAAGCGTCGACGGAAAATGCCGCTTGTGCGTATCTAAAGATGCAACACCTCCTCGCAGGATGCGAAAAACTAGCtggaacatattatattaaaagacatAACAATTTGGTACAGTATATATTCTGGTGCTTAGCAAGAAAAAGCAAAATAGAAGTTAACAGAGTGGAAAGAAGAACTTAAACAACCCActgtaaaggaaaataatatagcCAAATTAATGTGGGAAATTCCCATACAAGCCGATGTCACAACAACTCACAATAGACCTATAAACAATATACCTTATAAACATAgataaaatcaacaataaaacTTACCTTATTGATATTTCGGTACCATCCGACTATAATATTGGAGCaaaggaaatagaaaaaaacagcAAATACCATCCGCTGAAAGTCGAACTCTCTAGACTGTGGAAAAGCACAGTCACAACGATCCCGATAGTAGTGGGCGCCACAGGAGTAGTGACAAAGAATCTAAAGAGTTACTACGACAACGTTAATATCAATATCCTCCAAACACAAGCATCACTCCACTCAAACACAATAATCAGCAAAGTTCTTGGGGACACAATATTTGTAACAAGCACGCAGACTAGTAACAGTGAGAACAAAAGTCTTCCATCTAACAGCATTCAACAACCTCACTAAAGCTGCTAatagattttgtataatttactcTAATACACTCACCTACAGACAATAATCATATGTCCAAATTCTATTATACatcattttttactttaaaaattcattattgaaaatatgaaaaaaaaattaaatataaagaaaaaagaaacaataaaacaaaaaagatgcacatttaaaaataataataataataacaatagttaGGTAAGTTTcatgttaatgtatatatatgtattactttttcttatcattattacattagtaattagataataaaaaaaaactttattctttaaacattaaaaaactagATGGGGGTTTAAATGCTCTTTTTCCCGGGGACCGGGTCGGAGTACTTATTAAAGCCGATTCAAAAAAGTCGTGAAAGTACAACgtgatatacaaaaaaaattaatataagattacAATTTCTAcagtttctatatatataattacaacagTCAGCGACACACCTAGCGTCAACTATTATAATGCATCTGAGACGCCAGAAAGTTGAAAACATTACAATTATCATGAATGAGAACTGATGCAAGTCGAGGGCGAATGAAAACTTGACTAAAAAGTTGATGGATGGAATGTCGAATTGATCTCAAGACCGTCAAGCACGTGAGCTTATCGCTGATCTAATGTGCTACGGGCGGGCGTACTTATCCTGACTaccaaataattgaaataacgaTAAAAAACCGCACATGCTTATCGAGGACTCTTGGCGCATGCGCTAAAAATCTTAAATCAGGAGTTCTATAATTGTTgatgttcatttaaaaacataagaaaaagaaaaaaaaatcttgtgagCAGGCTCGCGCCtgctttgtttttttcttttatgctcCTATCTTTTCAAAGCTGAGGTTAGAGGGCCCCCTGAGCTCCGGGGCCCTGGTGCACTACGCCACCGTACAGAATACTATATTCGAGTAAAAGTAGAGTTTTATGACATAATGTAGACAACATTGTTAAGCTACTTTTGTAGTTaaggatataattatatatataatattagtttttagaCTGAATTTCGAAGtctgtatatattttctattggtaaatgaaaataaagatttaattctagcaacattcattttttaattttcaagccAGTTGTTCTGTATATTCTATTGTCTTCTATTCGGGTTTCTTTTGCTTATGTCCAATCCagacatatgaaattggcgttttgtacgggaggaatataaagtcaatattttttttgtaaaatatatttaattaatcaaagtatgcaccgttgttatctatgtacttttcccatctcataggtagttcattgatccctttactagaaaaaccatgggggcgagaatcaataaactctttttgcggtttggactgccgcatcggagttgaatttttttccttgtaagaagttgccCAAATTccgaaaaaatggtaatctgttgaagcaaggtccggggagtacggtggatgtcgcagacattccaattgtagctcatctaacttagtggttgtttgttgtgcagtgtgtggtcttgagttgtcgtgaagcagcagtggactagagcgattgaccaatctcggttgtttagcagctagttgtACCTTCatagtttgcagttgctgacaaaagatatctgccgtaatcgtttggctaaattttagaaagctgtagtgaacgacaccggcgctagtccaccaaacacccacaagtaactttttctgactcaattttcgtttagggtaggatttggctgggtctccagagtTCAgctattgcgacgagcgcttccgattatcgtacagtatccacttttcatcacaagtaatgattcgatttaaaatcccttcattattgtgtcggttcagcaaagtaacacagcagtcgacgcgtgtttgcaagttcaattcactcaattcatgaggtacccatcgttcaaggcttttttactttcccgatttgcttcaagtggattaatacagttttatcacttaccccgaagcctgcagctatctctgaagtgctttgtgatggatccgcttccacaatagcctttaattcttcatttttcactttggtctccggccgtccacgtgGTTgattctgaaggtcgaaatttccagaacgaaaacgttgaaaccaaaaatgtACCTTGTTTTCTTTTACGACACCAgtccgtacacatcattaatccttcgagctgtttttGCAGCattggtgccacggtagaactcgtactcgtaaatataccgatatttcatgttttccattgtgccgTAACAACGCCgtgacgccaaagaaaaaaataatgaggaaaaaacaaatgaatgactgttttcaaaactcaaatgtaccagctaaattaatttataaatttgagtttggaattcttaaccaaagaggagatatttcagatcaaagtggtcagtacgacaaaacgctaatttcatatgtaaggacttaatattttgtttctagTAATATCAAGGCAGTATAGCATAATacctttttcaaaaaaatatgattgaaGACAATCGCGTTTCGCCTCATCTGTGATGTGATCAAGAAGAAGTGTCAAATATCAACTTACAGAAAGTAACTgtcattttttctaaaaattttatttattgcatttaataattcattgatagaaattagtatttaaattataaaagtatattattttttattgcgtaattaatttctttataacttagaggaaattatatttaggttatttctttaatgatttataaccaaacacattaaaaataaaaacattttttttaggaAACATGCAGAGAATTATTTCATTAGCCAAAACGGTAATAACGAATGAAATACCaagaagttttaatatattcgcTGCTAATTCAAGCATATTCCAAAatgtaacaaaagaaaaactacTACCTACAAATCTGCCACTAATAAATCAAGTTTGTGGCTTTAAAGTAAAGGGTCTTGTTAGACGGCGATGTAAATCCTGCTACTTTGTATCAAGACAAGAAAGACTCTATATTATTTGTCCAGCACATCCCAGGCATAAACAGATGGCTAGAAAACCAAAACCACTAAATACTTGGATATTAACTCATGCTAGCCAAAGTAAAGTAAGGCCATGgtgataaagtaaaatatatattatatagattaaaataggtgttaaaaatatataaatggaaatgcttagtaaataaacaactataaaaacatacttgttttaatgtaaatctGCACAATGTTTCATTCAaagaaattatcttttttaacaaatatttaaatttttcggTAAAAGTTGGACACTAAAaagtaactggtggtagagctttgtgtaagctcgtctgggtaggtaccacccactcatcagatattctaccgaaaaacagcagtacttggtattgttgtgttccggtttgaaaggtgagtgagctagtgtaattacaggcacaagcaacttaacatcttatttcccaaggtttgtggcacattagtgatgtaagtcatggttaacatttcttacaatgccaatgtctatgggtgttggtgaccacttaccatcaggtggctcatgtGCTCGTCCACTATACTGAGATTATTGTTTAAAGTAATTCTTTACATATCTAAAAACATTAAGTAAGTTCTGTCATATTTCTGGAGATTTTGGTACTTATAATTACacgttaaaacatttttttttattttaccatattTTCTAGAtatagaaaatgaaaaaaaaacctgttaAACTATAACAAGTTGACAAACGTATGAATACAAAACAgtggattatatatttttaaacaaaaataagtacaagtaatatgttttttgttaatgattattttgggGATTATATAAACGAGCATTTGTCAGTCTGGTTGCATTAAAATTACCTGAAATttcatgtaatttaatttgtagcTGACTTGGtgtcttaattttataaaatgaaggtATGTgctataatttacatattataaattaaacatttttttatgtcaacaacttcaatattattaaaacaacaacaattttGTAACAGTTTATTTGTAACTAAAATTTAAGTgctatattacattataatattactacataCTGATCTAATTACTTGCATGTACTGGaatcagtaatattttatatatagctcgatatattttatttgattcatctaaattaaaatataaaactcacaatctaaataaatagatatactggataattaattttcaatattaatatgaaaacttccatctataaaaaaatattttttctttcttttagcCATTATAGTTGGACatcatacataaataacattataaatatagtactaCATTTGCATAACTtgctaattatttgttaaacaacatatattcatataaatcagTTAGCCAATAATAagctattaatgaaataaaaacatctgTGTTAATTTTTTAGGATGTTGATACTGTATACATTTACGGGTTCAATCTCAAAACAAGTTTAaccaatttatattaacatcattattttatatagatactcTTTTATATTAGTCAAGTGTCTGCTGAGTTTTGTGTCACATCTTGTTCTGTACTCAAAGGATCATCTGGATGTAAATCAATCTGCCTggaaaagattaattaaatatagaaaatattaaatgaatgtcCCAATaagttaacaatttatattttttggctATATTAGTTTAAACTAAGTCTCTACTTACCTTAGATTGTCAATAAGATCATCAACTGATATGGGTGAAGTTGGTGTATTTGTACTGTAGTTACCAGGAACTAAATTGGGACTTCCAACTTGAATACCTTCTTCATTTTCATTActctctgaattttcatgattaGAATCTAATACTTCTGTGTGACTTAGCTCAACTTTTTTTATCCCTGCAATacctaaaaataatgaaattattacatacttaaatatttcttagtataTTAGTTACTTAAGTTTCACATGGATATTACATGATATACACATATTTGAGGTctgtagctttacattaaatttatgaaatagtaTTATAAAGCTACATAGCTggaactattattaataataaataaaaataaagttgtttattATGTTTCACACCTTTGGAGGGCAAGGTTGGTATATCTCTTTTTACTCTGCGGCGTTTAGTAGGGTCACTGCGACGTATTTGTATCATGTTATGAAAATCAACACAGTATATTGTGCCTGCTAGCAATAATAAGCATTCAGTCTCACCAGAGCTATACATATTTTCTAAATCCATATTACTTCTCTCATCATATTTCCACCatcctaaaataatataaatgaaagtatttactatacatataatatgttgtgtatatatattaaatgttttttataatttttgcagACCAAATAATGCAAATTTACAATAGAAATTTTGAATGCTtactaaataagataaataattgcaCCGAATATAGTCTGAAAACTACTTACACCAGAAATTTGTGTTGGCAGATTCAAAGGAATGGACAAAATGTATGCTATTAAAAAAAGAGGATATACCATTTCGCCCTTCATAGTACCACTGATATTTTTCAGTATCACCTTCAGAAGCTATTTCTTCAAGACCCAACTTTTCTATCAAATCTGGATGGTCAAAATAATCATGTGGTATTTCCATACGACACATGGCACATTTTTTGCTCTGTATTGCAATgccctataaataaaataaaatattttttaaattacacaattatgtaaaaaaataataagtctgAATGTATGTACTCACTTTAACACAGAGAAAACAGAAGATATGGCCACAGGGTAATCGTGTTGGgtgatgatatttttgtaagcAAATAGCACAATCTTgttctgtaatataaaatttaaatgtaatagagATGTACAAAATTTGTTATTACGAAAAGATTTTTAGATCTTTTATTACCTTGGCTATCTTTATCCATTTTCGAAAGTACATACGCTTCTGTAATTATATCAAACACAGAACTTTAAATTTAGCCTTTCTTACCGTTATTTGCAACTTATAACGTTGCACttatacatgtaaataaatcataaatttgtaaattctacaaattactaaatatttaattgttacattGTATTAGACAGGTCAATTTCAAGCTGTTATTGAACTAAGATTATGTAAacgattataaacattataatttgttgttatGTTAAGTTTATTTACCACAATTTCTTATTTTCTGACAGACTGATAGTTGGAGCATGACCAAAGAAGTCAGAACAATTTTACTCAGAGAGCATAACTCAGAAGTCAcagagtatataataaaatgggtaggccgtagacaga
It encodes:
- the LOC126774147 gene encoding E3 ubiquitin-protein ligase RNF146-B produces the protein MLQLSVCQKIRNCEAYVLSKMDKDSQEQDCAICLQKYHHPTRLPCGHIFCFLCVKGIAIQSKKCAMCRMEIPHDYFDHPDLIEKLGLEEIASEGDTEKYQWYYEGRNGWWKYDERSNMDLENMYSSGETECLLLLAGTIYCVDFHNMIQIRRSDPTKRRRVKRDIPTLPSKGIAGIKKVELSHTEVLDSNHENSESNENEEGIQVGSPNLVPGNYSTNTPTSPISVDDLIDNLRQIDLHPDDPLSTEQDVTQNSADT
- the LOC126774272 gene encoding uncharacterized protein LOC126774272 codes for the protein MQRIISLAKTVITNEIPRSFNIFAANSSIFQNVTKEKLLPTNLPLINQVCGFKVKGLVRRRCKSCYFVSRQERLYIICPAHPRHKQMARKPKPLNTWILTHASQSKVRPW